The Bacillota bacterium genome contains a region encoding:
- a CDS encoding Coenzyme F420 hydrogenase/dehydrogenase, beta subunit C-terminal domain: MINITNKKDCCGCNACYNICPKSCIEMKEDFEGFLYPTVNYKNCIKCGLCIKVCPMINLKEPKNILFVYGCKSKNIEEKFKSSSGGMFSILANYTLDKGGVVFGAAFNTDFKVEHIIVEDREELDKIRRSKYVQSNINDCYKLAKKHLEEGRDVLFSGTPCQIAGLKNFLNSDYEKLLLVDVVCHGVPSPGIFREYLEYLKNKNNSNIRTINFRAKELSVQAISIEFNSGYKYLNEPFKDIYYKAFLTNLILRPSCYDCRHNNFRSGSDITLGDYWGASNRFPEYQDKENGVSLVIIKTPTGQKLFNTLINKFEYIETDIEHAIIGNPTIVRSSPINNKRDAFFEEYKGKNTEIDKLLLKYTKVSLFRRIVSKLKREINKIV; this comes from the coding sequence ATGATTAATATCACAAATAAGAAAGACTGTTGTGGATGCAATGCATGTTATAATATATGTCCTAAAAGTTGTATTGAGATGAAAGAAGATTTTGAAGGATTTTTATATCCAACTGTAAATTATAAAAATTGCATAAAATGCGGACTATGCATAAAAGTTTGTCCAATGATAAATTTAAAAGAACCCAAAAATATATTGTTTGTTTATGGGTGTAAAAGTAAAAACATTGAAGAAAAATTCAAAAGTTCTTCTGGTGGGATGTTTTCTATACTAGCGAATTACACACTAGATAAGGGTGGAGTTGTCTTTGGAGCAGCATTTAATACGGATTTCAAAGTAGAACATATTATAGTTGAAGACAGGGAAGAATTGGATAAAATAAGAAGATCAAAGTACGTTCAAAGTAATATAAATGATTGCTATAAATTAGCCAAGAAGCATTTAGAAGAAGGAAGAGACGTGTTATTTTCAGGTACTCCTTGCCAAATAGCGGGGTTAAAGAATTTTTTGAATAGTGATTATGAAAAATTATTACTGGTTGATGTTGTATGTCATGGAGTACCGTCACCAGGTATTTTTAGAGAATATTTAGAATATTTAAAAAACAAGAATAATTCTAACATTAGAACTATTAATTTCCGCGCGAAAGAATTATCTGTACAGGCTATTAGTATAGAATTTAATAGTGGGTATAAATATTTAAATGAACCTTTTAAAGATATATACTATAAAGCTTTTTTAACTAATCTAATCCTTAGACCTTCATGCTATGATTGCAGACATAATAATTTTAGGAGTGGGAGCGATATTACGTTGGGCGATTATTGGGGCGCATCAAATCGGTTTCCCGAGTATCAAGACAAGGAAAACGGAGTCTCTTTAGTAATAATTAAGACACCAACAGGTCAAAAATTATTTAACACGTTAATTAACAAATTTGAATATATAGAAACAGATATAGAACATGCTATAATTGGAAACCCAACTATAGTAAGATCGAGTCCTATTAATAATAAAAGAGATGCATTTTTTGAGGAATATAAGGGAAAAAATACCGAAATTGATAAGTTATTATTGAAATATACAAAAGTAAGCTTATTTAGGAGAATCGTGAGTAAACTAAAAAGAGAAATAAATAAGATAGTTTAA
- a CDS encoding NTP transferase domain-containing protein, which produces MLNENNINCIFLCGGKGTRMQSETKHKVCFEIDGVPAILRSLNNFDKAGLSRFIVVVGALSGQVVECIGGSYPKTTFVYQKEQKGTGNAAGIGYSVVEKFNISGPVIITMGDKITDDGFIRRVVNKFYDTKADLILSVQPKEVNPTGGRVVFDEGGKPIGIVEELDAKKALVYKKFKEMLEAGAEPEYIYSTIEEYATGIISGSKKREKVLNEIKSLLDNDNNNEINNAKLNLLYRVVSEKAGIKIGNKVFDPEYIDNSPFTNASFYMLSQEAARYAFPLLSDDNAQEEEYLTDIVEILASSGKFKLELEATRDKYEIMSFNNVEELLKIEDYYRKLRISGAQYENGVLSDDSCYKAVNEWIWLFENKDKDLMACLTDIYGNDESLINERREIYLKVLRLFAERYGRNRKVVISRAPGRINIMGRHIDHRGGNVNVMSINKEVIVVAAGRDDDRVTIVNTSDEFKEREFSISEHLIELDWDSWLSYLESGEIEKMVINAKGDWVNYVKAPILRLQYQFRDRKLKGMDMAFTGNIPIAAGLSSLSAIVVSTAEAFHVLNGLDLTPQRFVELCGEGEWYVGSRGGAADHAAMKFTERGYIVKLGFLPFSFEDIYSFPEGYKLIIANSHVKANKTTNSKDAFNSRVAAYEFGVMIFKDKFPQYKGVVEHLRDINTDKLGVPPSKIYEMLLELPERVKPEELFALISEENHGKIKRILASHNPPDYYYVRAVTMFGIAECCRARLCKEMLEAGKIEEFGKMMNISHNGDRVVYYDEEGNMHEYDWSLPDAKLKELINDLRSENPERVLRAQIERQPGGYACSIPEIDYIVDMALRVKGVMGAQISGAGLGGCVMILVEEGAVDALVAKLEREYYAPRDLDPGITVCAPVKGSGLVYLAPPEKCRKIQEA; this is translated from the coding sequence ATGTTAAATGAAAATAATATTAACTGTATATTTCTTTGTGGTGGAAAAGGCACTCGCATGCAGTCTGAGACAAAGCACAAGGTATGTTTTGAAATTGATGGAGTACCTGCAATACTGCGTTCTTTGAATAATTTTGACAAGGCCGGATTAAGCCGGTTTATTGTGGTGGTTGGGGCCCTTTCAGGGCAGGTTGTTGAATGTATTGGAGGAAGCTATCCTAAAACTACATTTGTTTATCAGAAGGAGCAGAAGGGAACGGGAAATGCTGCCGGAATAGGCTACAGTGTTGTAGAAAAGTTTAATATAAGCGGACCGGTTATTATTACAATGGGGGATAAGATTACTGATGACGGATTTATTCGAAGAGTGGTAAATAAGTTCTATGACACCAAAGCTGACCTTATATTATCAGTACAACCTAAAGAGGTGAACCCTACAGGAGGACGTGTTGTTTTTGATGAAGGCGGTAAGCCTATTGGTATAGTAGAAGAACTGGATGCTAAAAAAGCCTTAGTTTATAAGAAGTTCAAGGAAATGTTGGAAGCGGGGGCAGAACCGGAATACATATATTCAACTATTGAAGAATACGCAACAGGAATAATATCCGGCAGTAAGAAAAGAGAAAAGGTTTTAAATGAAATAAAGAGTTTATTGGATAATGACAATAACAATGAAATTAATAATGCCAAGCTGAATTTGCTCTATAGAGTTGTATCAGAAAAAGCAGGTATTAAAATTGGAAATAAAGTGTTTGATCCTGAATACATAGATAATTCTCCATTTACTAATGCAAGCTTTTACATGCTTAGCCAGGAGGCCGCCAGGTATGCTTTCCCGTTGTTGAGCGATGATAATGCACAGGAGGAAGAATACCTGACAGACATAGTGGAGATCCTTGCATCAAGTGGGAAGTTTAAGCTGGAATTGGAAGCTACCAGGGATAAATATGAAATAATGAGCTTCAACAACGTGGAAGAACTGCTAAAAATAGAGGATTATTATAGAAAACTTAGAATAAGTGGAGCACAGTATGAAAATGGTGTTTTGAGTGATGACAGTTGCTATAAGGCAGTTAATGAGTGGATATGGTTGTTCGAAAATAAGGACAAGGACTTAATGGCTTGTCTTACTGATATATATGGCAACGATGAATCTCTTATTAACGAAAGAAGAGAGATTTATCTTAAGGTATTGCGCCTTTTTGCAGAGAGATACGGGAGGAATAGAAAGGTTGTAATTTCCAGAGCACCAGGGCGTATAAATATAATGGGAAGGCACATAGACCACCGGGGCGGCAATGTAAATGTTATGTCAATAAACAAGGAAGTAATTGTTGTTGCCGCCGGGAGGGATGATGACAGGGTTACTATAGTAAACACAAGCGATGAATTTAAGGAACGGGAATTTAGTATATCCGAACATCTGATAGAGCTTGATTGGGACAGCTGGTTAAGCTATCTTGAATCAGGTGAGATTGAGAAGATGGTTATAAATGCAAAGGGTGACTGGGTCAACTATGTGAAAGCACCAATATTGAGGTTGCAGTATCAGTTCAGGGATAGGAAGCTGAAAGGCATGGATATGGCGTTTACGGGCAATATACCAATAGCAGCAGGCCTGTCAAGTTTATCAGCTATTGTCGTATCAACGGCAGAGGCGTTTCATGTGTTGAACGGGCTTGATTTGACGCCGCAGAGATTCGTTGAGCTGTGCGGAGAGGGCGAGTGGTACGTAGGTTCGAGGGGAGGAGCTGCCGACCACGCTGCCATGAAATTTACGGAGAGAGGCTATATCGTGAAATTGGGATTTTTGCCGTTCAGCTTTGAAGATATATATAGTTTCCCTGAGGGTTATAAGCTAATAATTGCAAATTCGCATGTCAAAGCAAATAAAACAACAAACTCCAAAGACGCTTTTAATAGCAGAGTTGCTGCTTATGAGTTTGGGGTAATGATATTTAAGGATAAGTTTCCGCAATATAAGGGGGTTGTAGAACATCTTAGAGATATAAATACGGACAAGCTGGGAGTTCCGCCAAGTAAAATTTATGAAATGCTTTTGGAGTTGCCGGAAAGGGTAAAACCGGAAGAGTTATTTGCTTTAATATCTGAAGAAAATCATGGAAAAATAAAACGTATACTGGCATCACATAATCCGCCCGATTATTACTATGTGAGAGCTGTAACCATGTTTGGCATAGCGGAATGCTGCAGGGCGAGGCTTTGCAAGGAAATGCTTGAGGCAGGGAAAATTGAGGAATTCGGGAAAATGATGAACATAAGCCATAATGGAGATAGGGTTGTATATTATGATGAAGAAGGCAATATGCACGAATATGATTGGAGCTTGCCTGATGCAAAACTGAAAGAGCTTATAAATGACTTGAGAAGCGAAAACCCTGAAAGAGTACTTAGGGCGCAAATTGAAAGGCAACCTGGGGGATATGCTTGTTCCATCCCGGAAATTGACTATATCGTGGACATGGCTTTGAGAGTGAAAGGCGTTATGGGAGCCCAAATATCCGGGGCTGGCCTCGGCGGCTGCGTAATGATACTGGTGGAGGAGGGCGCTGTTGACGCATTAGTTGCAAAGCTGGAGAGAGAGTACTATGCCCCAAGGGACCTCGACCCTGGAATAACTGTTTGCGCCCCTGTAAAAGGGTCCGGTTTAGTGTACCTGGCACCGCCCGAAAAATGTCGAAAAATACAAGAAGCTTGA
- a CDS encoding SIR2 family protein gives MSYINYLPKPLLGDIINNQCIPIIGAGFSLNAVVSRGGKMPLWEDLGKKFASELLEYPYNNPVDAISAYCHEYSKIKLIEKLTEYIHIMDSKPGDVHTAFCSIPFDIVCTTNFDFLLERGYEKTGMYCLPIIEESQLPISNRKYDLISEVPKISLLKLHGDLNHPERIVVTEQDYDSFLDKYPLISTYLANLLITRTPIFIGYSLDDPDFRQVWQIINERLGKLCRPAYALVVNSDRATISKFDRRNVKVINIPGKGYQQVLVKLFKEIREYWIKSQDVNKTLQDQTLAELSLPVESVGRLCYFMIASKYQSFYKSYVYPIAKDYGITPISFDEAISAGDNNILAREIALIERADLIIIDIDNERQLESLQIAMEKRKKQVYLLVVHEGGVLFKIYREYQKYSKTKRFI, from the coding sequence ATGAGCTATATTAATTATTTACCAAAACCTCTTTTAGGTGACATAATTAATAACCAATGTATACCAATCATTGGAGCAGGATTTTCTTTAAATGCTGTAGTATCAAGAGGAGGGAAGATGCCCCTTTGGGAAGACTTGGGGAAGAAATTTGCCAGTGAATTACTGGAATACCCGTATAATAATCCGGTAGATGCTATATCCGCATATTGCCATGAGTATTCTAAAATTAAGCTTATTGAGAAACTGACAGAATATATTCATATAATGGATTCAAAACCTGGCGATGTGCACACAGCATTTTGCAGTATCCCTTTTGATATTGTTTGCACAACTAATTTTGACTTTCTTCTGGAAAGAGGTTATGAAAAAACTGGAATGTATTGTCTCCCAATCATTGAAGAATCACAATTGCCGATCTCTAATAGAAAATATGATTTGATTAGTGAAGTACCAAAAATATCTTTATTAAAACTTCATGGAGATCTTAATCACCCCGAGAGAATAGTCGTTACTGAACAGGATTATGATTCATTCTTAGATAAGTATCCTTTAATATCGACCTACTTGGCAAACCTATTAATTACAAGAACGCCAATTTTTATTGGTTATAGTCTTGATGATCCTGACTTTAGACAAGTCTGGCAAATTATTAATGAAAGACTAGGAAAACTGTGTCGTCCAGCATACGCTTTAGTAGTCAATTCTGACAGGGCTACCATTTCAAAATTTGATAGAAGAAATGTTAAAGTAATTAATATTCCAGGCAAAGGATACCAGCAAGTTTTGGTTAAACTATTTAAAGAAATAAGGGAATACTGGATTAAATCTCAAGATGTTAACAAAACTCTTCAAGATCAAACATTAGCTGAACTATCTCTACCGGTAGAATCTGTTGGTCGCTTATGTTATTTTATGATTGCTTCAAAATATCAGTCGTTTTATAAAAGCTATGTATACCCAATTGCAAAAGACTATGGAATTACTCCAATATCATTTGATGAAGCAATTTCCGCGGGAGATAATAACATATTAGCAAGAGAAATAGCTTTAATTGAAAGAGCGGATTTAATAATAATTGATATTGATAATGAAAGACAGTTAGAATCACTTCAAATTGCGATGGAGAAAAGAAAGAAACAAGTTTATTTGCTTGTTGTTCATGAAGGGGGAGTCTTATTTAAAATATACAGAGAATACCAGAAATATTCAAAAACCAAAAGATTTATTTAA
- a CDS encoding nucleotide sugar dehydrogenase translates to MALFEEIKNRKENISVIGLGYVGLPLAVEFAKKVNVIGFDINKEKIETYKKGIDHTGEVGDEIKKTGIYFTSNEGDLKKAKFHIVAVPTPINKDRTPNLRPIISASEVVGRNLVPGSIVVYESTVYPGLTEEVCIPLLEKSSGLKCGIDFKVGYSPERINPGDKVHTVTKIIKVVAGMDEECLEEIAEVYSLIVEAGIYKAESIKVAEAAKVIENTQRDINIAFVNELSIIFNKMGIDTKAVLKAAGTKWNFLNFTPGLVGGHCIGVDPYYLTYKAEELGYHPEVILAGRRINDSMGKYVAENTIKMLVKADRQVKGSRVLIMGFTFKENVPDTRNSKVIDIVRELKEYGVEVHITDPIADKESTEKEYGIKIEEFDDVSDFDAIILAVCHNAYKSLDLEKLKGKYRNGSYVLVDVKGIFEREDAQRHGFLYWRL, encoded by the coding sequence ATGGCTTTATTTGAAGAGATAAAGAACAGGAAAGAGAATATTTCAGTAATCGGGCTGGGATATGTAGGGCTTCCGTTGGCGGTTGAATTTGCGAAGAAGGTTAATGTTATTGGCTTTGATATAAATAAAGAGAAAATTGAAACTTATAAAAAAGGGATTGACCATACGGGAGAAGTCGGAGATGAGATAAAAAAAACCGGTATTTATTTTACCAGCAATGAAGGTGATTTAAAGAAAGCAAAGTTCCATATCGTTGCTGTACCTACTCCAATTAACAAAGACAGAACACCTAATCTAAGACCTATAATTAGCGCCAGTGAGGTGGTAGGGCGAAACCTTGTACCGGGTTCAATTGTTGTTTATGAGTCTACTGTATATCCGGGATTAACGGAGGAAGTGTGTATACCTCTTTTAGAAAAGTCTTCAGGATTGAAGTGCGGCATAGACTTTAAAGTGGGATATTCTCCGGAAAGGATAAATCCAGGGGATAAAGTACATACCGTTACAAAAATAATTAAAGTTGTGGCTGGGATGGATGAAGAATGCCTTGAGGAGATTGCAGAGGTTTACAGCCTGATAGTAGAGGCAGGTATATATAAAGCTGAGAGTATAAAGGTTGCAGAAGCTGCAAAGGTTATAGAGAATACCCAGAGGGATATTAATATTGCCTTTGTGAATGAACTTTCAATTATTTTTAACAAGATGGGTATAGATACTAAGGCGGTACTTAAGGCAGCAGGCACTAAATGGAACTTTTTAAACTTTACTCCAGGTTTGGTTGGAGGACATTGTATAGGAGTAGATCCCTATTATCTGACATATAAGGCAGAAGAACTGGGCTACCACCCTGAAGTAATTCTAGCCGGAAGACGGATTAATGACAGCATGGGTAAGTATGTTGCTGAGAATACGATTAAGATGCTTGTCAAGGCTGACAGGCAGGTTAAAGGTTCCAGGGTATTGATCATGGGTTTTACATTTAAGGAAAATGTACCTGATACGAGGAATAGTAAGGTTATTGACATTGTGAGAGAGCTTAAGGAATACGGGGTTGAAGTTCATATTACGGATCCTATTGCAGACAAAGAGAGTACAGAAAAGGAATACGGAATTAAAATTGAAGAATTCGATGATGTAAGTGACTTTGATGCTATTATCCTTGCAGTATGCCATAACGCTTACAAGAGCCTTGATTTGGAGAAACTAAAAGGTAAATACAGGAACGGAAGTTACGTATTGGTTGACGTAAAAGGCATATTTGAGCGTGAAGATGCCCAACGACACGGTTTTTTGTATTGGCGCCTTTGA
- a CDS encoding IS1595 family transposase, whose amino-acid sequence MYLVANDKRGRSALSISQVLDINYRTAWRLLHKIRHAMSERDAQYQLAGFVEMDDAYFGAPRPNTDGRGTTKAKVAIAIF is encoded by the coding sequence ATTTATCTTGTTGCAAATGACAAGAGAGGGAGGTCGGCATTATCTATTTCACAAGTGCTTGACATTAATTACAGGACTGCCTGGAGATTGTTACACAAGATCCGTCATGCTATGAGCGAGAGAGATGCTCAATATCAGCTTGCTGGATTTGTTGAAATGGATGATGCCTACTTTGGAGCTCCACGTCCGAATACTGATGGCCGAGGAACTACAAAAGCCAAGGTTGCAATTGCTATATTTTAG
- a CDS encoding NAD-dependent epimerase, whose product MSNYLITGAAGFIGFHLCKRLLDENHSIIGLDNMNNYYDVSLKEARLGILKQYINFTFYKASLEDADTIKKVFSSHEISVVINLAAQAGVRYSLENPRVYIDSNIVGFLNILEACRHNKVSHLIFASSSSVYGSNTKVPFSVHDNIDHPISLYAATKKSNELMAHVYSHLFGIPTTGLRFFTVYGPWGRPDMALFLFTKSILEGKPIKVFNYGNMKRDFTYIDDIIEGVVRLIPRPPKANPGWDSSNPDPGTSSAPYKVYNIGNNSPVELSRFIEVLEEKLGRKAIKEYLPMQPGDVPATYADVDDLMRDVGFKPATSIEDGIDRFVKWYREYYRV is encoded by the coding sequence ATGTCAAACTACCTAATTACCGGCGCTGCCGGTTTTATTGGTTTTCACCTCTGTAAAAGGCTGCTTGATGAAAACCACAGCATTATCGGCCTGGATAACATGAACAATTACTATGATGTTTCCCTTAAGGAAGCCAGGCTTGGCATATTGAAACAATACATCAACTTTACCTTTTATAAAGCATCTCTGGAAGATGCTGATACAATTAAGAAGGTATTCTCATCCCATGAAATAAGTGTGGTAATAAACCTTGCTGCCCAGGCGGGTGTACGTTACAGCCTTGAAAATCCAAGAGTTTATATAGATTCAAATATTGTGGGCTTTCTTAATATACTGGAGGCGTGCAGGCACAATAAGGTTTCCCACTTGATATTTGCATCGTCAAGCTCTGTATACGGCTCGAATACAAAAGTGCCGTTTTCCGTGCATGACAACATAGACCACCCAATAAGCCTTTATGCAGCAACAAAGAAGTCCAATGAACTTATGGCCCATGTATACAGCCATTTGTTTGGTATTCCTACTACTGGATTGAGGTTCTTTACCGTATATGGTCCGTGGGGAAGGCCGGATATGGCTTTATTTTTGTTTACAAAATCTATTCTTGAGGGAAAGCCTATTAAGGTATTTAACTATGGTAATATGAAGCGGGATTTTACATATATTGATGACATTATAGAAGGAGTAGTAAGACTGATACCCAGGCCACCTAAAGCTAATCCGGGCTGGGATTCAAGCAACCCTGACCCAGGAACAAGCTCCGCACCATATAAGGTATATAACATAGGCAACAACAGCCCTGTAGAGCTGTCAAGGTTTATTGAGGTACTTGAAGAAAAGCTTGGCAGGAAGGCTATAAAGGAATACTTGCCTATGCAGCCGGGGGATGTGCCGGCAACTTATGCCGATGTGGATGATTTGATGAGGGATGTAGGATTTAAGCCTGCTACATCTATTGAGGACGGAATAGATAGGTTTGTTAAATGGTACAGAGAGTATTATAGAGTATAG
- a CDS encoding transposase — MAKAEEFNLLEFQRKFGTEEACEKYLFERRWPEGYKCPKCGHDEYYFIGTRKLYECKRCSYQASVTAGTVMHRSKLDLRVWF, encoded by the coding sequence ATGGCTAAAGCGGAAGAATTTAATTTACTGGAATTTCAACGTAAATTCGGTACCGAAGAAGCATGTGAAAAATACTTATTTGAAAGAAGATGGCCTGAAGGCTATAAATGTCCAAAATGCGGGCATGATGAGTATTATTTTATTGGAACCCGGAAGCTTTATGAATGCAAAAGATGTTCATATCAGGCATCCGTGACCGCTGGTACTGTAATGCATAGGAGTAAGCTTGATTTAAGAGTATGGTTTTGA